Proteins from a genomic interval of Zingiber officinale cultivar Zhangliang chromosome 1B, Zo_v1.1, whole genome shotgun sequence:
- the LOC122055011 gene encoding monocopper oxidase-like protein SKU5 has protein sequence MVGLSLARSTAVSRAAVVLLWATAMVCPCFAGDPFAYFDWDVSYVTASPLGVPQRVITISKQFPGPVMNVTTNWNVVVNVLNSLDEPLLLTWDGIQHRKNCWQDGVLGTNCPIPPGWNWTYQFQVKDQIGSFFYFPSLNLQRAVGGYGGITVNNRAVIAVPFGNPDGDITMFIGDWYIRNHTDLRKALDEGKGLGMPDGVLINGKGPYRYNDTLVPDGIEYETINVEPGKTYRFRVHNVGISTSLNFRIQNHNMLLVETEGSYTVQQNFSNLDIHVGQSYSMLVTMDQNASSDYYIVASARFVNESLWTRVIGVGILHYSNSKGKASGPLPDPPNDFFDKTFSMNQARSIRTNVSAGAARPNPQGSFRYGSIDVTQVYVLRNEPPVVIDGKRRTTLNGISFSPPSTPLRLADEFDRQGVYTLDFPTRPLDRPPRLGTSVINGTYKGFMEIIFQNNDTTVQTYHMDGYAFFVVGMDYGEWTENSRGTYNKWDGVSRCTTQVFPGAWTAVLVSLDSVGFWNVRVENLDTWYLGQEVYVRVINPEDSSNKTEMDMPNNALYCGLLKDRQKNQTPHGSLSSSSSIVSCVGLIFLESIMLLASAIIFP, from the exons ATGGTAGGGTTGTCTCTAGCGAGATCGACCGCTGTGAGTAGGGCGGCGGTAGTGCTGTTATGGGCCACCGCCATGGTGTGTCCTTGCTTCGCCGGCGACCCCTTCGCCTACTTCGACTGGGATGTCTCCTACGTCACCGCTTCTCCGCTCGGAGTGCCGCAACGG GTGATCACAATCTCGAAGCAATTTCCCGGCCCTGTTATGAACGTTACCACCAACTGGAATGTGGTCGTTAATGTTCTCAACAGCTTGGACGAGCCGCTCCTCCTCACGTG GGATGGGATCCAGCATCGGAAGAATTGTTGGCAAGATGGAGTGCTTGGCACTAATTGCCCCATCCCGCCAGGTTGGAATTGGACCTACCAGTTCCAAGTGAAGGACCAGATAGGAAGCTTCTTCTATTTCCCCTCCCTCAATCTCCAACGTGCTGTCGGTGGCTACGGTGGCATCACTGTCAACAATCGTGCAGTCATTGCTGTGCCATTCGGCAATCCGGATGGAGACATCACCATGTTCATTGGGGACTGGTACATTAGGAATCATACG GATCTGAGAAAGGCACTTGATGAAGGGAAAGGCCTCGGAATGCCAGATGGCGTTCTCATAAATGGGAAGGGACCTTATCGTTACAATGACACACTTGTTCCTGATGGCATTGAATATGAGACAATCAATGTTGAACCag GCAAAACATATCGGTTCCGTGTCCATAATGTGGGCATTTCAACTAGCTTGAATTTCAGAATTCAAAATCACAACATGCTTCTCGTGGAAACAGAAGGATCATACACAGTGCAGCAAAATTTTAGCAACCTTGATATCCATGTTGGTCAGTCATACTCCATGCTGGTTACCATGGACCAGAATGCAAGCAGTGACTACTACATTGTGGCGAGTGCTAGGTTTGTGAATGAGTCACTATGGACTAGGGTTATCGGTGTTGGCATTTTGCACTACTCAAATTCCAAAGGAAAAGCATCTGGCCCCCTTCCAGATCCTCCTAATGATTTCTTTGACAAGACCTTTTCCATGAACCAGGCTAGATCAATCAG gacgAATGTAAGTGCTGGTGCAGCACGTCCTAATCCCCAGGGATCATTTAGATATGGTTCGATTGATGTGACACAAGTGTATGTTTTGAGAAACGAGCCTCCTGTTGTCATTGATGGGAAGAGAAGGACAACACTCAATGGCATATCATTTTCACCTCCTAGTACTCCATTAAGACTTGCAGATGAATTTGATAGGCAGGGAGTTTATACCCTTGATTTCCCAACAAGGCCACTTGATAGACCTCCTCGGCTTGGTACATCTGTGATTAATGGCACATATAAGGGTTTCATGGAGATCATATTTCAAAATAATGACACTACAGTTCAGACATATCACATGGATGGATATGCATTCTTCGTAGTGGG GATGGATTATGGAGAGTGGACAGAAAATAGTAGAGGCACATACAACAAGTGGGATGGTGTTTCTCGCTGTACAACCCAG GTTTTCCCTGGGGCATGGACAGCTGTGCTAGTCTCATTGGACAGTGTAGGGTTTTGGAATGTACGAGTGGAGAATCTGGATACATGGTATCTTGGGCAGGAGGTGTATGTACGAGTCATCAATCCTGAAGATAGTTCTAACAAGACAGAGATGGATATGCCAAATAATGCCCTCTATTGTGGCCTTCTTAAAGATAGACAGAA GAACCAGACTCCTCATGGTTCTctttcatcttcatcatccattGTCTCATGCGTTGGGCTGATATTTCTTGAATCAATCATGTTGTTGGCTTCAGCCATCATCTTCCCATAA